In Picosynechococcus sp. PCC 7002, the following are encoded in one genomic region:
- a CDS encoding efflux RND transporter periplasmic adaptor subunit, producing the protein MAQQFHLPIGACLSLTLAFVSTGCALEQNSNAQPAGRLEQSDQPPLVEVAIATGTETAPTASYTGTTMALKQVVVRSRVEGQLLTLNADVGDFIRQGQLLAAVEQDLPRTDVSEAQAELAARQFEVKEAESVLAEAKAQVERNRAELKQAEADARRLQQLAEAGAITAQQAEVAQTQQATAAQVLKASQEQVITRQQAIAATKQRVTAQQAILAQAQERLTYTQITAPQSGILLSKQAEAGDTIQGGQTLVEIGDLSAIKVEIQISDRDLSQFAQGQRVNVALDAFPGETFPGEVTRISPVADAAARLIPIEVTIPNPAGKIATGLLARVSLTDPNLTTAVMIPASALTTGNNGNQTTVFVPVTQGDTTTVQARPVQVGPEDNGMVAILSGLSAGERYVVQGDRPLETGQTVRLSLLSE; encoded by the coding sequence ATGGCTCAGCAATTTCATCTCCCCATCGGTGCCTGTTTATCCCTAACCCTGGCCTTTGTTTCGACGGGATGCGCCCTCGAACAAAATAGCAATGCCCAACCAGCGGGCCGCCTAGAACAGTCAGACCAACCGCCCCTAGTCGAGGTGGCGATCGCCACTGGGACAGAAACAGCCCCCACCGCCAGCTATACCGGCACCACCATGGCCCTGAAACAAGTGGTAGTCCGCTCCCGGGTCGAAGGACAATTGCTTACCCTCAATGCAGATGTGGGAGATTTTATTCGCCAAGGTCAACTGCTCGCCGCCGTGGAACAGGACTTACCCCGCACCGATGTCAGTGAAGCCCAAGCTGAACTGGCCGCCCGGCAATTTGAAGTGAAAGAAGCAGAATCTGTTCTTGCCGAAGCTAAAGCCCAGGTGGAACGGAACCGGGCCGAACTCAAACAAGCCGAAGCCGATGCCCGCCGTCTCCAACAGTTAGCCGAAGCGGGAGCGATCACCGCCCAACAAGCTGAAGTCGCCCAAACCCAGCAAGCCACTGCCGCCCAGGTACTAAAAGCCAGCCAAGAACAAGTCATTACCCGTCAACAGGCGATCGCCGCCACCAAGCAACGGGTGACGGCCCAACAAGCGATCCTCGCCCAGGCCCAAGAACGCCTTACCTATACCCAAATCACAGCGCCCCAAAGTGGCATTCTCCTCAGTAAGCAAGCCGAAGCTGGCGATACGATTCAAGGGGGGCAAACCCTCGTCGAAATTGGCGATCTGAGCGCCATTAAGGTTGAAATCCAAATCTCTGACCGGGATCTGAGCCAATTTGCCCAAGGTCAACGGGTTAATGTGGCCCTCGATGCCTTCCCTGGGGAAACCTTTCCCGGCGAAGTCACCCGCATTTCTCCTGTGGCCGATGCCGCTGCCCGTTTAATTCCCATTGAAGTGACCATTCCTAATCCCGCAGGAAAAATTGCCACGGGGTTATTGGCGCGGGTCAGCCTTACAGATCCCAACCTCACCACGGCTGTCATGATTCCCGCATCCGCCCTCACCACGGGGAATAATGGCAACCAGACGACGGTATTTGTGCCCGTTACCCAGGGGGACACAACAACTGTGCAAGCGCGTCCGGTGCAGGTCGGCCCCGAAGATAA